The following coding sequences lie in one Gallaecimonas pentaromativorans genomic window:
- the ribF gene encoding bifunctional riboflavin kinase/FAD synthetase: MELIRGLYNVRPQHRGCVLTIGNFDGVHLGHQAVLKKLIDKARELSLPATLMLFEPQPLELFLGDKAPARLSRLRDKLAALERLGMDRVIVEPFTPHFASLEPQAFIQQQLVERLGVQFLVVGDDFRFGHGRKGDFAMLEAAAAQHGFTVTNTDSFCLVDDRVSSTRIREALQDSRLADAETMLGRPYSISGRVHHGAKMGRTIGFPTVNLPLKRKVSPVKGVFAVDVLGADDSAWPGIANIGVKPTVNGKVPTLEVHLLDFDGDLYGSQLEVVLRKKLRDEQRFASLDALRDQIEKDEQAARAFFANRKQSLE, translated from the coding sequence ATGGAGCTTATTCGCGGACTTTATAACGTCCGGCCCCAGCACCGGGGCTGTGTGCTGACCATCGGCAACTTCGATGGCGTGCATCTCGGCCACCAAGCGGTGCTGAAAAAACTCATTGATAAAGCTCGTGAATTGTCGCTGCCAGCCACCTTGATGCTGTTCGAACCCCAGCCCTTGGAGCTGTTTTTGGGCGACAAGGCCCCGGCCCGGTTATCGCGGCTGCGTGACAAGCTGGCCGCCCTTGAACGGCTGGGGATGGACAGGGTCATCGTCGAGCCCTTTACCCCGCATTTTGCCAGCCTTGAACCCCAGGCCTTTATCCAGCAGCAACTGGTTGAGCGGTTGGGGGTGCAATTTTTGGTGGTGGGGGACGATTTTCGCTTTGGCCACGGCCGCAAAGGCGATTTTGCCATGCTGGAGGCGGCTGCCGCCCAGCACGGTTTTACCGTGACCAATACCGACAGCTTTTGCCTGGTGGATGACAGGGTTTCCAGCACCCGTATCCGCGAAGCCTTGCAAGACAGTCGCCTGGCGGATGCCGAAACCATGTTGGGCCGGCCCTACAGTATCAGCGGCCGTGTTCATCACGGCGCCAAGATGGGCCGCACCATTGGTTTTCCCACCGTCAACCTGCCATTGAAACGCAAGGTCAGCCCGGTCAAGGGCGTCTTTGCGGTAGACGTGCTGGGCGCCGACGACAGCGCCTGGCCGGGCATCGCCAATATTGGCGTCAAGCCCACCGTTAATGGCAAAGTACCGACCTTGGAAGTCCACCTTTTGGATTTTGACGGCGACCTTTACGGTAGCCAGTTGGAAGTGGTACTGAGAAAAAAACTGCGTGACGAGCAGCGTTTTGCATCTTTGGATGCGCTGCGCGACCAAATCGAAAAGGACGAGCAGGCTGCTCGTGCCTTTTTTGCCAATCGTAAGCAATCTCTTGAGTGA